Proteins from a genomic interval of Lelliottia amnigena:
- the emrB_3 gene encoding multidrug resistance protein B has translation MQPQKSQKPLEGAPLVIMTIALSLATFMQVLDSTIANVAIPTIAGNLGSSLSQGTWVITSFGVANAISIPITGWLAKRVGEVRLFMWSTVLFVLASWACGMSNSLTMLIFFRVIQGIVAGPLIPLSQSLLLNNYPPAKRSIALALWSMTVIVAPICGPILGGFISDNYHWGWIFFINVPIGAVVVLLTLQTLRGRETKTEQRRIDGVGLALLVVGIGSLQIMLDRGKELDWFASQEIIVLTVVAVVAISFLIVWELTDDNPIVDLSLFKSRNFTIGCLCISLAYMLYFGAIVLLPQLLQEVYGYTATWAGLASAPVGLIPVLLSPIIGRFAHKLDMRRLVTFSFIMYAVCFYWRAYTFEPGMDFGASAWPQFIQGFAVACFFMPLTTITLSGLPPERMAAASSLSNFTRTLAGSIGTSITTTLWTSRESLHHAQLTESVNVYNPNAQQMYSQLEGMGMTQQQASGWIAQQITNQGLIISANEIFWISAGIFILLLSLIWFAKPPFGAGGGGGGAH, from the coding sequence ATGCAACCGCAAAAATCGCAAAAACCATTGGAAGGCGCGCCACTGGTCATTATGACCATTGCGCTGTCGCTGGCGACCTTCATGCAGGTGCTGGACTCCACCATCGCAAACGTGGCGATCCCGACGATTGCCGGTAACCTTGGCTCGTCACTGAGCCAGGGGACCTGGGTGATCACCTCGTTCGGGGTCGCGAATGCGATCTCAATTCCTATCACGGGCTGGCTGGCAAAACGCGTCGGCGAAGTCAGATTGTTCATGTGGTCGACGGTACTGTTCGTCCTCGCCTCATGGGCGTGTGGGATGTCCAATAGCCTGACGATGCTGATCTTCTTCCGCGTCATTCAAGGGATTGTGGCGGGGCCGTTGATTCCGCTGTCGCAAAGTTTGCTGCTGAACAACTATCCGCCCGCTAAACGCTCTATCGCGCTGGCGCTATGGTCGATGACCGTTATCGTCGCGCCGATTTGCGGACCGATTCTCGGCGGATTTATCAGTGATAACTATCACTGGGGCTGGATCTTCTTTATCAACGTGCCGATTGGCGCGGTCGTCGTGCTGCTCACGCTGCAAACGCTGCGTGGTCGCGAGACGAAGACCGAGCAACGACGCATTGACGGCGTGGGTCTTGCACTGCTGGTGGTGGGCATCGGTAGCCTGCAGATTATGCTGGACCGCGGTAAAGAGCTGGACTGGTTTGCCTCGCAAGAGATTATCGTGCTGACCGTCGTGGCGGTGGTCGCGATAAGTTTCCTGATTGTCTGGGAGCTCACGGACGATAACCCGATAGTCGATTTGTCGTTGTTTAAGTCGCGAAACTTTACCATCGGCTGCCTGTGTATCAGTCTCGCCTACATGCTCTACTTCGGTGCAATTGTGCTGCTTCCGCAGCTGTTGCAGGAGGTATACGGCTATACGGCAACCTGGGCGGGCCTGGCGTCAGCGCCGGTGGGATTGATTCCGGTACTCCTGTCGCCGATTATCGGTCGTTTTGCGCATAAACTCGACATGCGCAGGCTGGTGACATTCAGCTTTATTATGTATGCCGTCTGTTTCTACTGGCGTGCCTACACGTTCGAACCGGGGATGGATTTTGGCGCGTCCGCGTGGCCGCAGTTTATCCAGGGCTTTGCGGTGGCGTGCTTCTTTATGCCACTGACCACCATCACGCTGTCCGGCTTGCCGCCTGAGCGTATGGCGGCGGCCTCGAGCTTATCGAACTTTACCCGAACGCTGGCAGGCTCAATCGGGACGTCGATTACCACCACCTTGTGGACCAGCCGGGAATCATTGCACCACGCCCAGCTGACGGAATCGGTTAACGTCTACAACCCGAACGCGCAGCAGATGTACAGCCAGCTCGAAGGAATGGGCATGACGCAGCAGCAGGCCTCCGGCTGGATCGCCCAGCAGATCACCAATCAGGGTCTGATTATCTCCGCGAACGAGATTTTCTGGATTTCGGCGGGGATATTTATCCTGCTCCTGAGCTTGATATGGTTTGCCAAACCGCCATTCGGCGCGGGTGGTGGCGGCGGTGGTGCGCACTAA
- the yibH_5 gene encoding efflux pump membrane protein has translation MSANAENIPPQQPANKKGKRKSALLLLTLLFIIIAVAYGIYWFLVLRHIQETDDAYVAGNQVQIMAQVSGSVTKVWADNTDFVQKGDVLVTLDPTDAQQAFEKAQTELASSVRQTRQSMINSKQLQASIDVQKTALAQAQSDLNRRVPLGTANLIGREELQHARDAVASAQAQLDVAIQQYNANQAMILGTSLEDQPAVKQAATEVRNAWLALQRTKIVSPMTGYVSRRSVQPGAQISPTTPLMAVVPATNLWVDANFKETQLAHMRIGQTATIVSDIYGDDVEYTGKVVGLDMGTGSAFSLLPAQNATGNWIKVVQRLPVRIELDQKQLTDHPLRIGLSTLVTVDTTNRDGQMLANQVRTNPAYESNAREISLDPVNKLIDDIVKANAG, from the coding sequence ATGAGCGCAAATGCGGAGAATATTCCCCCGCAGCAACCAGCTAACAAGAAAGGCAAACGTAAGAGTGCCCTTCTGCTGCTGACCTTGCTCTTTATTATTATTGCTGTGGCATATGGTATCTATTGGTTTTTAGTGTTGCGTCATATTCAGGAAACGGATGATGCATACGTGGCAGGGAACCAGGTTCAGATTATGGCCCAGGTGTCGGGCAGCGTGACGAAAGTCTGGGCTGACAATACCGACTTTGTGCAAAAAGGGGATGTGCTGGTTACGCTCGATCCGACCGATGCTCAGCAGGCGTTCGAAAAGGCGCAGACCGAGCTGGCTTCCAGCGTGCGACAGACACGCCAGTCGATGATTAACAGCAAGCAATTGCAGGCCAGCATCGACGTGCAGAAAACCGCGCTGGCGCAAGCGCAAAGCGATTTGAATCGTCGCGTACCGCTTGGCACGGCGAACCTGATTGGTCGCGAAGAGCTGCAACACGCGCGTGACGCCGTGGCCAGTGCACAGGCACAGCTTGATGTAGCAATCCAACAGTACAACGCGAATCAGGCGATGATTCTGGGCACCAGCCTGGAAGACCAGCCGGCGGTAAAACAGGCTGCAACCGAAGTGCGTAACGCCTGGCTTGCCCTGCAGCGTACCAAAATCGTCAGCCCAATGACCGGCTATGTCTCACGACGTTCCGTGCAGCCTGGCGCGCAGATTAGCCCAACCACTCCGCTGATGGCGGTGGTTCCGGCCACTAATCTGTGGGTAGATGCAAACTTTAAAGAGACGCAGCTCGCGCATATGCGTATCGGCCAAACGGCAACTATCGTCAGTGATATTTACGGCGATGACGTGGAATACACCGGGAAAGTGGTCGGTCTGGATATGGGGACAGGGAGCGCGTTCTCGCTGCTGCCAGCGCAAAACGCGACCGGCAACTGGATCAAAGTGGTCCAGCGTCTACCGGTGCGTATCGAACTGGATCAAAAACAGCTAACGGATCATCCGCTGCGTATCGGGTTGTCCACGCTGGTGACCGTCGATACCACCAATCGTGATGGTCAAATGCTGGCGAACCAGGTGCGTACTAATCCGGCTTACGAAAGTAATGCCCGTGAAATCAGCCTTGATCCCGTCAATAAGCTGATCGATGACATCGTGAAAGCGAACGCCGGTTAA
- a CDS encoding Transcriptional regulators: MDSSFTPIEQMLKFRASRHEDFPYQEILLTRLCMHMQGKLLDNRNKMLKAQGINETLFMALITLESQEDHSIQPSELSCALGSSRTNATRIADELEKRGWIERRESDNDRRCLHLQLTDKGHEFLRGVLPPQHNCLHQLWSALSTTERDQLEQITRKLLTRLDQMDEDGVILEALS; encoded by the coding sequence ATGGATAGTTCGTTTACGCCCATTGAACAAATGCTTAAATTTCGCGCCAGTCGTCATGAGGACTTCCCATATCAGGAAATTCTGCTGACCCGCCTGTGCATGCACATGCAAGGTAAACTGCTGGATAACCGCAATAAAATGCTGAAAGCTCAAGGGATTAACGAGACGTTATTTATGGCGTTGATTACCCTGGAGTCTCAGGAAGATCACAGCATTCAGCCGTCCGAACTGAGCTGTGCGCTGGGTTCATCGCGCACCAATGCCACTCGCATCGCCGATGAGCTGGAAAAACGCGGCTGGATTGAGCGCCGTGAAAGCGACAACGACCGCCGTTGTTTGCATCTACAATTGACCGATAAAGGTCACGAATTCCTGCGCGGGGTGCTGCCACCTCAGCACAACTGCCTGCACCAACTCTGGTCGGCGCTGAGCACGACCGAGCGCGATCAGCTAGAGCAAATCACCCGTAAGCTCCTCACCCGTCTGGATCAGATGGATGAAGATGGCGTCATTCTTGAGGCGCTGAGCTAA
- a CDS encoding integrase catalytic subunit, whose translation MPWTETVTMQRLQFVAACLEGNLPVAEVCRRFNISRKTGYKWLARFSPDEAASLADRSRARHHQNSTPEPMVQLLLDTKQQHPLWGPEKIRQRLLNLNIICVPAASTIGELFRVHGLVKKRRPPAFKSTRPHELHTVVHPNEVWSADFKGKFTHTGGRWCHPFTLTDNCSRIVLACDATYMPDGRFVIPCLERVFRECGMPQVLRTDNGPPFAGAGLWGAEPDVHLAD comes from the coding sequence GTGCCCTGGACTGAGACTGTTACCATGCAACGTTTGCAGTTTGTCGCGGCCTGCCTTGAAGGCAACCTTCCAGTTGCCGAGGTATGCCGCCGCTTTAATATCAGCCGTAAGACCGGTTACAAGTGGCTGGCTCGTTTTTCACCGGATGAGGCCGCCTCCCTGGCTGACCGCTCCCGGGCGCGCCATCACCAGAACTCAACCCCTGAACCCATGGTTCAGCTGTTGCTGGACACTAAACAGCAGCACCCGCTATGGGGGCCGGAGAAAATCAGGCAGCGACTGCTTAACCTGAATATCATCTGCGTGCCTGCGGCCAGTACGATTGGAGAGCTGTTTCGGGTTCACGGGCTGGTTAAAAAGCGTCGGCCTCCGGCTTTTAAATCCACACGTCCTCATGAACTACATACTGTCGTCCACCCGAATGAGGTCTGGAGTGCCGATTTCAAGGGTAAATTTACTCATACCGGCGGGCGCTGGTGTCATCCTTTCACGCTGACCGACAACTGTAGCAGGATAGTGCTGGCGTGCGATGCCACCTATATGCCTGACGGCCGGTTTGTCATTCCCTGCCTTGAACGGGTGTTCCGGGAATGCGGTATGCCGCAGGTGCTGCGTACGGACAACGGACCGCCGTTTGCCGGTGCTGGCCTGTGGGGGGCTGAGCCAGATGTCCATCTGGCTGATTAA
- a CDS encoding integrase catalytic subunit encodes MPVLACGGLSQMSIWLIKCGVLPERIRPGKPTENGRHERMHRPLKDALKRHTKFTSLEEQQAWLDAWRSEFNDIRPHKALGGKTPGSVWYPSERIFTGPWKAMPVPDDARTLRVSVKGDLCFNSTRIFLSEALRGEWIWMKQVEEDLDEIGFGALILARYDRRNHRIIRAD; translated from the coding sequence TTGCCGGTGCTGGCCTGTGGGGGGCTGAGCCAGATGTCCATCTGGCTGATTAAATGTGGTGTCCTGCCGGAACGTATCCGGCCGGGTAAACCCACGGAGAACGGGCGGCATGAGCGGATGCACCGGCCCCTGAAGGATGCACTAAAGCGGCATACAAAGTTCACGTCCCTGGAAGAGCAGCAGGCCTGGCTGGATGCCTGGCGTAGTGAGTTTAATGACATTCGCCCCCACAAGGCGCTGGGCGGAAAAACACCCGGCTCGGTCTGGTATCCGTCAGAGCGCATCTTTACCGGCCCATGGAAGGCAATGCCGGTACCGGATGATGCACGGACATTACGCGTCTCAGTAAAAGGCGATTTATGCTTTAACAGTACCCGGATATTTTTATCGGAGGCGCTGAGGGGAGAATGGATATGGATGAAGCAGGTCGAAGAAGATCTGGATGAGATAGGATTTGGTGCACTGATACTGGCCCGGTACGACAGACGAAATCATCGTATAATCCGGGCCGATTAA
- the ynfM_4 gene encoding major facilitator transporter — protein MTKTSQGLSPALILLMSVATGLAVASNYYAQPLLDTIARAFSLSASSAGFIVTAAQLGYAAGLLFLVPLGDMFERRRLIVSMTLLAAGGMLITASSQSLTMMIIGTALTGLFSVVAQILVPLAATLAAPDKRGKVVGTIMSGLLLGILLARTVAGLLASLGGWRTVYWVASVLMVIMALALWRGLPKVKQENHLNYPQLLGSVFSLFTQDKLLRTRALLGCFTFANFSILWTSMAFLLASPPFNYSEGMIGLFGLAGAAGALGARPAGGLADKGKSHLTTTAGLILLLLSWAAIWYGHISVMALIVGILVLDLTVQGVHITNQTVIYRLKPEARNRLTAGYMTSYFIGGAAGSLISASAWQHAGWAGVCLAGTVVAVINVIIWWRGYHLQEAIN, from the coding sequence ATGACAAAAACATCTCAAGGGCTTAGCCCTGCACTCATCCTTTTAATGTCTGTGGCAACGGGCCTGGCGGTCGCCAGTAACTATTACGCGCAGCCGCTGCTGGACACCATTGCGCGCGCCTTTTCCCTCTCAGCCAGCTCGGCGGGGTTTATTGTGACCGCTGCACAGCTGGGTTACGCCGCCGGTTTGCTGTTCCTGGTGCCGTTAGGCGATATGTTTGAACGCCGCAGGCTGATTGTCTCCATGACGCTGCTGGCGGCGGGCGGCATGCTGATCACCGCATCCAGCCAGTCGCTTACCATGATGATTATTGGCACCGCGCTCACGGGGTTATTCTCGGTCGTCGCACAAATTCTGGTGCCTCTGGCGGCAACGCTGGCTGCACCTGATAAACGCGGCAAAGTGGTCGGGACCATCATGAGCGGTTTATTGCTCGGGATTTTACTGGCGCGAACGGTGGCAGGATTGCTGGCAAGCCTCGGCGGCTGGCGCACCGTTTACTGGGTGGCGTCGGTGCTCATGGTGATCATGGCTCTGGCGCTGTGGCGCGGATTGCCAAAAGTGAAGCAGGAAAATCACCTGAACTATCCGCAGCTACTTGGGTCCGTTTTCAGCTTGTTCACACAAGATAAACTGCTGCGTACCCGCGCGTTGCTTGGCTGTTTTACCTTCGCCAACTTCAGCATTTTGTGGACGTCGATGGCGTTCCTGCTAGCCTCACCGCCGTTTAACTATTCCGAAGGCATGATTGGCCTGTTTGGTCTGGCCGGCGCAGCAGGCGCGTTAGGCGCACGTCCTGCAGGTGGACTGGCGGATAAGGGCAAATCGCACCTGACCACCACCGCAGGGCTGATTCTGCTGCTGCTCTCCTGGGCGGCTATCTGGTATGGGCATATTTCCGTGATGGCGTTGATTGTTGGGATTCTGGTTCTCGACCTGACGGTTCAGGGCGTGCATATCACCAACCAGACGGTTATCTATCGCCTGAAACCCGAGGCGCGTAACCGCCTGACGGCCGGTTACATGACCAGCTACTTTATCGGTGGGGCTGCGGGGTCACTGATTTCCGCCTCGGCGTGGCAACACGCTGGCTGGGCGGGGGTTTGTCTGGCCGGAACAGTCGTCGCTGTCATCAACGTCATCATCTGGTGGCGCGGATATCACCTACAGGAAGCAATTAACTAA
- the proW_2 gene encoding glycine betaine transporter membrane protein translates to MLFKVQLPLAMPTIMAGVNQTLMLALSMVVIASMIAVGGLGQMVLRGIGRLDMGLATVGGVGIVILAIILDRLTQAVGRDSRSRGNRRWYQTGPVGLLSRPFTK, encoded by the coding sequence ATGCTGTTCAAAGTCCAGCTACCGCTGGCCATGCCCACCATTATGGCGGGAGTTAATCAGACGCTGATGCTCGCCCTCTCCATGGTAGTGATCGCCTCGATGATCGCCGTTGGCGGGCTTGGCCAGATGGTACTGCGCGGTATTGGCCGTCTTGATATGGGTCTTGCCACCGTGGGCGGCGTGGGGATTGTGATCCTCGCCATCATTCTTGACCGTCTGACCCAGGCTGTGGGTCGCGATTCACGCAGTCGCGGTAACCGTCGCTGGTACCAAACCGGTCCTGTCGGCCTGCTGAGCCGCCCATTCACGAAGTAA
- the ripA_2 gene encoding AraC family transcriptional regulator, which produces MTTTTAFSFTHRPLVPYAHDYRHGDSEPYHQHDCAQLLHSLSGVVRVDTIAGCWVVPPGRGVWLPAGTQHAIRITGNVAARTLFIDPLARADLPASCQIVQISPLLRELIVASLDLPESYSPGSRDERVYELILDEIRTLPVLPFHLPEPQSESLRQLCQQIRQDPGLTLSSAQAASLTSMSERTLNRHFQQQTGLSYGEWTRRARLVEALLRLAQGQPVLRVALDLGYGSHSAFTAMFRRVMGISPSDYFKDA; this is translated from the coding sequence ATGACCACCACCACAGCCTTCTCTTTTACCCATCGCCCTTTGGTTCCTTACGCTCATGATTATCGTCATGGTGACAGCGAGCCGTACCATCAGCACGATTGTGCCCAGCTACTGCATAGCCTGAGCGGAGTTGTTCGCGTTGATACGATTGCAGGATGTTGGGTCGTTCCACCTGGACGAGGCGTCTGGTTGCCAGCGGGTACGCAGCATGCGATTCGCATTACCGGCAACGTGGCGGCGCGCACGCTTTTTATCGATCCGCTTGCCCGCGCCGATCTGCCGGCGTCCTGCCAGATCGTGCAGATCTCGCCGTTACTGCGTGAACTTATTGTCGCCTCGCTCGATCTCCCCGAATCTTATTCTCCCGGCAGCCGCGATGAGCGCGTCTACGAACTGATTCTGGATGAAATCCGCACCCTGCCTGTCCTGCCGTTTCATCTCCCGGAACCGCAAAGCGAGTCATTGCGACAGCTTTGTCAGCAGATCCGCCAGGACCCCGGATTAACCTTGAGCAGCGCGCAGGCCGCAAGCCTGACTAGCATGAGTGAGCGCACCCTTAACCGCCATTTTCAGCAGCAAACCGGGTTAAGCTACGGGGAGTGGACGAGAAGGGCGCGTCTGGTTGAAGCCCTGCTGCGACTGGCGCAAGGCCAGCCGGTATTACGCGTTGCGCTGGACCTGGGTTACGGCAGCCACAGCGCTTTCACGGCCATGTTTCGCCGGGTAATGGGCATTTCGCCCAGCGATTATTTCAAAGATGCCTAA
- the leuA_2 gene encoding 2-isopropylmalate synthase, which yields MLKQPAQKYQPFPPISLPDRRWPEKRITHAPRWLSTDLRDGNQALAEPMDSARKLQFWELLLGCGFKEIEVAFPSASQTDFDFVRQLIDENRIPDDVTIQVLTQAREELILRTFESLRGAKKATLHLYNATAPLFRRLVFGMDKAQIITLATRSTRLIRQLCEENPQTSWQYEYSPETFCFTEPEFALEICEAVAEIWQPCPERPMIINLPATVEVNTPNVYADQIEYFCRRFSRRSEVCISVHPHNDRGTGVACAELAMMAGADRVEGCLFGNGERTGNVCLVTLAMNLYSQGVSPDLDFSDMNQVVEVVESCNQLPVHPRHPWAGRLAYTAFSGSHQDAIKKGFDARQPDDRWEMPYLPVDPQDIGCSYEAVIRVNSQSGKSGSAWLIEQNHGLKLPRALQQDFSQHVQQEADSQGKEMTQNALWQLFRSRYGLMPSGHFTLETYRSESLQDGQLRLAASVVTGGGTRQLEGQGNGLLSAAANGISRWLDKPFVIKDYHEHSLGERSDSRSVAYIRCLFQDGTSRWGVGIDSDVARASIQALFNAVG from the coding sequence ATGCTGAAACAACCCGCACAAAAATATCAGCCTTTCCCCCCAATCTCTCTGCCCGACCGTCGCTGGCCCGAGAAACGTATCACCCATGCGCCACGCTGGCTTTCCACCGATTTGCGCGATGGCAATCAGGCGCTCGCCGAACCGATGGACAGCGCACGCAAACTGCAATTCTGGGAGTTACTCCTTGGCTGCGGTTTTAAAGAAATTGAAGTCGCGTTCCCATCCGCATCGCAAACTGACTTTGATTTTGTTCGCCAGCTGATCGACGAAAATCGCATTCCCGATGACGTCACGATTCAGGTCTTAACTCAGGCGCGGGAAGAGTTGATTCTTCGCACCTTTGAATCGTTGCGCGGTGCGAAAAAGGCGACCCTTCATCTGTATAACGCCACCGCCCCGCTGTTTCGCCGCCTGGTTTTTGGCATGGACAAGGCGCAAATTATTACGCTCGCAACCCGGTCCACGCGTCTGATCCGACAGCTCTGCGAAGAAAATCCACAAACGAGCTGGCAGTACGAGTACTCCCCGGAAACGTTCTGCTTTACCGAGCCAGAATTTGCGCTGGAAATTTGTGAGGCCGTGGCCGAAATCTGGCAGCCGTGCCCCGAGCGCCCGATGATTATCAACCTGCCCGCGACCGTTGAAGTGAATACGCCGAATGTGTATGCCGATCAGATTGAATATTTCTGCCGCCGCTTTAGCCGTCGCAGCGAGGTGTGTATTAGCGTTCATCCGCATAACGATCGCGGTACGGGCGTCGCCTGTGCCGAACTGGCGATGATGGCCGGTGCGGATCGCGTGGAAGGCTGTCTGTTTGGCAACGGCGAGCGCACGGGCAATGTGTGTCTGGTGACGCTGGCGATGAATTTATACTCCCAGGGCGTCAGCCCGGATCTGGATTTCAGCGATATGAATCAGGTCGTTGAGGTGGTGGAAAGCTGTAATCAGCTCCCGGTGCATCCACGTCATCCGTGGGCGGGGCGTTTGGCTTATACGGCATTTTCAGGCTCGCATCAGGATGCGATTAAAAAAGGCTTCGATGCGCGTCAGCCGGACGACCGCTGGGAGATGCCCTATCTGCCGGTCGATCCGCAGGATATTGGCTGCTCCTACGAAGCGGTGATCCGCGTGAACAGCCAGTCGGGAAAAAGCGGCAGCGCGTGGCTGATTGAGCAGAATCACGGTCTGAAATTACCGCGTGCGCTGCAGCAAGATTTTAGCCAGCATGTGCAGCAGGAGGCCGACAGCCAGGGGAAAGAGATGACGCAAAACGCGCTCTGGCAGCTTTTCCGCAGCCGTTACGGACTGATGCCCTCTGGACACTTTACCCTGGAAACGTATCGCAGTGAGAGCCTGCAGGACGGACAGTTGCGCCTGGCCGCCTCGGTGGTCACCGGTGGTGGGACGCGGCAGCTTGAGGGCCAGGGAAACGGTTTGCTGTCGGCCGCCGCCAATGGCATCAGCCGTTGGCTGGATAAGCCGTTTGTGATTAAGGATTATCATGAGCATTCGCTGGGGGAGCGCAGCGACAGCCGCTCGGTGGCGTACATCCGCTGTCTTTTCCAGGATGGTACCAGTCGATGGGGTGTGGGGATTGATAGCGACGTGGCGCGCGCGTCAATTCAGGCGCTGTTTAACGCCGTCGGTTAG
- the proV_5 gene encoding glycine betaine transporter ATP-binding subunit, producing MIMFAPSSVGVDISQVFSAKDIARRALNGIIRRTPGFGPRSALKLLQDEDREYGYVIERGNKYVGIVSIDSLKSALSENLGIDAALIDAPLAVDAETPLSELLSHVGQAPCAVPVIGEEQQYVGIISKRMLLQALDREGANNG from the coding sequence GCGTGGATATTAGCCAGGTATTTAGCGCCAAAGATATTGCCCGTCGCGCGCTGAACGGCATTATTCGTCGTACGCCAGGTTTTGGCCCGCGCTCGGCGCTGAAGCTGCTGCAGGATGAAGACCGTGAATACGGTTATGTGATTGAACGCGGTAATAAATATGTTGGCATTGTCTCCATCGATTCACTGAAAAGCGCGTTAAGCGAAAATCTGGGAATCGATGCGGCGTTAATTGACGCTCCGCTTGCCGTGGACGCCGAAACGCCGCTCAGCGAGTTGCTCTCTCATGTGGGTCAGGCGCCGTGCGCCGTACCGGTTATCGGAGAAGAACAACAATACGTCGGCATCATCTCAAAACGGATGTTGCTGCAGGCTTTAGATCGCGAGGGGGCAAACAATGGCTGA
- the proW_1 gene encoding glycine betaine transporter membrane protein, which produces MADQSNPWGTTEAADSAAQSADAWGSSTPAPTDGGGAADWLNSAPAPAQEHFNIMDPFHKTLIPLDSWVTEGIDWVVTHFRPVFQGIRVPVDYILNGFQQMLLGMPAPVAIILFAMIAWQFGSAGMGIATLISLIAIGAIGAWSQAMVTLALVLTALFFCIIIGLPMGIWLARSPRAAKIIRPLLDAMQTTPAFVYLVPIVMLFWYRQRAGCCGDHYLRPAADYSPDNSGD; this is translated from the coding sequence ATGGCTGATCAATCAAACCCGTGGGGAACCACAGAAGCAGCGGATAGCGCGGCACAATCGGCAGATGCGTGGGGTTCTTCGACCCCTGCCCCTACCGATGGCGGCGGTGCAGCAGACTGGCTAAACAGTGCCCCTGCGCCTGCACAGGAACATTTCAATATTATGGACCCGTTCCATAAAACGCTGATCCCGCTGGACAGTTGGGTGACCGAAGGTATCGACTGGGTTGTCACGCATTTCCGTCCCGTGTTCCAGGGCATTCGCGTGCCGGTAGATTACATTCTGAACGGCTTCCAGCAAATGTTGTTGGGCATGCCTGCGCCAGTGGCAATCATCCTGTTCGCCATGATCGCCTGGCAGTTCGGCAGCGCTGGAATGGGGATTGCCACGCTGATCTCACTGATTGCGATTGGCGCTATCGGCGCGTGGTCGCAGGCCATGGTCACGCTGGCGCTGGTGCTCACTGCCCTGTTCTTCTGCATCATCATCGGTTTACCGATGGGCATTTGGCTGGCGCGCAGTCCAAGGGCGGCCAAAATCATCCGGCCACTGCTTGATGCGATGCAGACCACACCGGCGTTTGTCTATCTGGTGCCGATTGTGATGCTGTTTTGGTATCGGCAACGTGCCGGGTGTTGTGGTGACCATTATCTTCGCCCTGCCGCCGATTATTCGCCTGACAATTCTGGGGATTAA
- the proX gene encoding glycine/betaine ABC transporter substrate-binding protein, producing the protein MRHNVLFATAFATLVSTSTFAADLPGKGITVQPVQSTISEETFQTMIVSRALEKLGYTVNKPSEVDYNVGYTSIASGDATFTAVNWKPLHDDMYAAAGGSKKFYREGTFVTGAAQGYLVDKKTAEKYHITNIEQLKDPKIAKLFDTNGDGKADMMGCSPGWGCEAVINHQNKAFDLEKTVDVSHGNYSAMMADTIARFKEGKPVIYYTWTPYWVSDVLKPGKDVVWLQVPFSSLPGEQKDIDTKLPNGMNYGFPVNTMHIVANKAWAEKNPAAAKLFSVMKLPLADINAQNAMMHEGKSSEANIQGHVDGWIKAHQQQFDGWVKEALAAQK; encoded by the coding sequence ATGCGACATAACGTACTTTTTGCCACAGCGTTTGCCACCCTTGTCTCAACCAGCACGTTTGCGGCTGATCTCCCGGGCAAAGGCATTACCGTTCAACCGGTTCAGAGCACCATTTCCGAAGAGACGTTCCAGACCATGATCGTCAGCCGCGCGCTGGAAAAACTGGGCTATACGGTCAATAAGCCAAGTGAAGTGGATTACAACGTGGGCTATACCTCGATCGCCTCTGGCGACGCCACGTTCACCGCCGTTAACTGGAAGCCGCTGCATGATGATATGTACGCTGCTGCGGGCGGAAGTAAAAAATTCTATCGCGAAGGGACGTTTGTGACCGGTGCGGCGCAGGGTTATTTGGTCGACAAGAAAACCGCCGAGAAATACCACATCACCAATATCGAACAGCTGAAAGATCCGAAGATCGCCAAACTGTTCGACACCAACGGTGACGGCAAAGCCGACATGATGGGCTGCTCCCCGGGCTGGGGTTGTGAAGCGGTGATTAACCATCAGAACAAAGCGTTCGATCTCGAGAAGACCGTTGACGTGAGCCACGGGAACTACTCGGCGATGATGGCAGATACCATCGCGCGCTTTAAAGAGGGTAAACCGGTTATCTATTACACCTGGACCCCATATTGGGTCAGCGATGTGCTGAAGCCGGGTAAAGATGTGGTGTGGCTGCAGGTGCCATTCTCCTCTCTGCCAGGCGAGCAGAAAGATATCGACACCAAGCTGCCGAACGGCATGAACTATGGCTTCCCGGTGAATACGATGCATATCGTGGCGAACAAAGCCTGGGCTGAGAAGAACCCGGCGGCGGCGAAACTGTTCTCCGTGATGAAACTGCCCCTGGCGGATATCAACGCGCAGAACGCGATGATGCATGAAGGCAAATCGTCCGAAGCGAATATTCAGGGTCACGTTGACGGCTGGATCAAAGCCCACCAGCAGCAGTTTGATGGCTGGGTGAAAGAAGCGCTGGCCGCGCAGAAATAG